The Candidatus Hydrogenedentota bacterium DNA segment GCTCCTGCTCCGAACAACGCACGGAGTGTTCGGTCACGACGGAACACTGGCGGTCAAAATCGACGCCCGCCAGGTCGCTCTGCCTTCCGGCAGCACGTTGTGGTCGGACGACATCGTCGTGACACCCGCTCCGGTGCTTGCCTGCGACCGTTTAGGCGATCCCACGGACCGCGTCTCGCCTCAAGTCAAAGGCGCCCGCCTGACTGTCGAGCGCGGCGTGCTTGACCAGTGGCGCGGCGGCGCCCGGTCGCTTCGCGACGACTTTGCTCAGACAGTCGAGGCGGCGGGAGCAGCCCTCGCCGTCAGCCTCGGATTGGAAGATGATACTGTCGGCGAATATCATCTTGCCAAGGTCGCCATGAATGAGAAGAGATTCGATGAGGCTATCGCTCGCCTCAACAACGCCATTCAAAGGCAACCCGGCTTCGTGGACGCCCATAATGCCCTATCCGTTACCTACGCCCACCAGGGAAAGATAGACGAGGCTATCGCAAAAGCAAAAGCCATCACCGAACAATGGCCCGAATACGGCCCAGCCTGCATGAATCTTGCCTGGTGGTATGTCGTCGAGAAGGACGACGCAAACGCAGCCCAGCCATTCTATAAACGCGCACTCGATCTCGGCATGGAACCCGTCGAAGAGATCGCGGAAGAACTGCCGTGAGACGGTGAAAGGGCTTACGGCGCACCCCCGGCTAGAGTGCGGGGGACGACTGGTATTCCTGTTCGAGCCGCCGGGCGCGGTGCCGTTTCAACAACCACCGGAATCCCAGGTACAAGACAAAACCCGCTGTTACAGCCGCAGCGCCCAGGCTTGTCC contains these protein-coding regions:
- a CDS encoding tetratricopeptide repeat protein; protein product: MRVPIARVAMAGIALIAAGCATTGRPPELTLRDAVSPVWSLQQTNDELVVALSPAGKSLRLAGSAGIVIGTGVDAVVNAQYRDQIREILGEDDTASILAKGLERRLQDDVGDKLAQVPPISTTAGYSSRREAMAAQYEGLARQNHDTLLLLRTTHGVFGHDGTLAVKIDARQVALPSGSTLWSDDIVVTPAPVLACDRLGDPTDRVSPQVKGARLTVERGVLDQWRGGARSLRDDFAQTVEAAGAALAVSLGLEDDTVGEYHLAKVAMNEKRFDEAIARLNNAIQRQPGFVDAHNALSVTYAHQGKIDEAIAKAKAITEQWPEYGPACMNLAWWYVVEKDDANAAQPFYKRALDLGMEPVEEIAEELP